Proteins found in one Oryza glaberrima chromosome 4, OglaRS2, whole genome shotgun sequence genomic segment:
- the LOC127771396 gene encoding protein TIFY 9 yields MSTRAPVELDFLGLRAAAADADDRHAKSGGSSASSSSSIRGMETSAIARIGPHLLRRVIAAAGPPPPPSTAPVPEEMPGAAAAAAPMTLFYNGSVAVFDVSHDKAEAIMRMATEATKAKGLARGNAIVGNFAKEPLTRTKSLQRFLSKRKERLTSLGPYQVGGPAAVGATTSTTTRSFLAKEEEHTAS; encoded by the exons ATGTCGACGAGGGCGCCCGTCGAGCTCGACTTCctcggcctccgcgccgccgccgccgacgccgacgaccgcCACGCCAAGAGCggcggctcctccgcctcctcttcctcctccatccgaG GGATGGAGACGAGCGCGATAGCGAGGATAGGGCCCCACCTGCTGCGccgcgtcatcgccgccgccggacctccgccaccgccgtcgacaGCGCCGGTGCCGGAGGAGatgcccggcgccgccgccgccgccgctccgatgACGCTCTTCTACAACGGATCAGTCGCCGTCTTCGACGTCTCCCACGATAAG GCAGAGGCTATAATGAGGATGGCAACCGAGGCAACTAAAGCAAAAGGACTCGCTCGTGGCAATGCAATTGTAGGCAATTTTGCCAAAG AGCCACTCACAAGAACTAAATCTCTGCAACGATTCCTCTCCAAGAGAAAAGAGAG GTTGACCAGCTTGGGTCCGTACCAGGTGGGTGGGCCCGCTGCCGTCGGTGCGACGACGTCGACCACCACCAGGTCTTTTCTTGCGAAGGAAGAGGAGCACACGGcgtcctag